From Solanum lycopersicum chromosome 8, SLM_r2.1, the proteins below share one genomic window:
- the LOC101253109 gene encoding uncharacterized protein — translation MEELSSALNSHMDQMADLVEKFSAEMRSSLRPAYDNFIGFFHAIDWTEPWLVGLLSFHAVFLLVCIVSRKNINFQMFLFLFALGGVYGAERLNRILAVNWKSFARQNYFDSHGIFLSTLWSGPLLVISIIILVNTLFSLCYLIVRWKKAELRHRARLASNKED, via the exons ATGGAGGAATTAAGCAGTGCTTTGAATTCCCATATGGACCAAATGGCAGATCTTGTTGAGAAATTCTCTGCAGAGATGAGGTCGAGTCTTAGACCAGCATATGACAACTTCATAGGATTCTTCCACGCCATTGACTGGACG GAACCTTGGTTGGTAGGTCTTCTTTCATTTCACGCCGTGTTTCTTCTAGTATGTATCGTGTCTCGGAAGAACATCAATTTCCAGAtgtttttgttcctttttgcaT TGGGAGGAGTGTATGGTGCTGAGAGGCTTAATCGCATATTAGCTGTGAACTGGAAAAGTTTTGCGCGCCAGAATTACTTTGATTCACATGGCATTTTTCTTTCCACACTCTGGTCTGGGCCTCTGTTGGTTATTTCGATAATAATCTTG GTTAATACCCTCTTTTCACTATGTTACTTGATTGTCAGGTGGAAAAAAGCAGAACTTAGACACCGGGCAAGACTAGCTAGCAACAAGGAGGATTAA
- the LOC101251605 gene encoding uncharacterized protein isoform X4 — translation MPRYKDEPPAVRVYTVCDESKYLIVRNVPALGCGDQLSQLFSTYGEIEECKPMDDEDCEPFTDVFWIRFCRVDNARFAKRKLDESVFLGKKLQVSYAPQFESLHETKEKLEARRKEVLARLNPGRSKGSATYRPDMIGEPSITSSPAQLNSTAQSIGSNHRQISSSPGNSVHEMQCSPMTMGSSDKNDCFFSSLVMISGILSFTVYESNC, via the exons ATGCCTCGATACAAAGACGAGCCTCCTGCAGTCCGTGTTTACACTGTTTGCGATGAATCCAA ATATTTGATTGTGAGGAATGTTCCGGCGTTGGGTTGTGGTGATCAGCTCTCTCAACTATTCTCCACTTACGGAGAAATTGAAGA ATGTAAACCAATGGATGATGAAGATTGTGAGCCATTTACAGATGTCTTCTGGATCAGGTTTTGCCGGGTTGACAATGCCAG ATTTGCGAAAAGGAAGCTGGACGAGTCTGTTTTCCTAGGAAAAAAGCTACAGGTCTCTTATGCACCTCAATTTGAGAGTCTGCACGAGACGAAGGAGAAGTTAGAAGCAAGGAGAAAGGAAGTTCTAGCACGATTAAACC CtggaaggtctaaaggatctgCCACATATCGGCCAGATATGATTGGTGAGCCCTCGATAACTTCCTCTCCAGCCCAGTTGAATTCTACCGCACAATCAATTGGCTCTAATCATAG GCAGATCTCGAGTTCTCCGGGTAATTCTGTTCATGAGATGCAGTGTTCTCCCATGACAATGGGTTCTTCAGACAAG AATGACTGTTTCTTCTCCTCATTGGTAATGATCTCAGGAATACTTTCCTTCACAGTCTATGAATCAAACTGTTAA
- the LOC101253708 gene encoding acetyltransferase At1g77540: MMATEAPKIVWSERVGRFETEDKEAYLEYELRDGGRVMDILHTYVPRTKRGLGLASHLCIAAFSHAQSHSLSVIPSCSYVSDTFLPRNPSWNSIVHKQDLKSHI; the protein is encoded by the coding sequence ATGATGGCTACTGAGGCGCCAAAGATAGTGTGGAGCGAGAGAGTAGGGAGGTTCGAAACAGAGGACAAGGAAGCCTATTTGGAGTATGAGCTGAGAGATGGAGGCAGAGTGATGGACATTCTCCACACCTATGTCCCTCGTACCAAGCGTGGATTAGGCCTGGCTTCTCATCTCTGTATTGCTGCCTTTTCACACGCTCAATCACATTCCCTTTCTGTCATTCCCTCATGCTCTTACGTCTCAGACACATTCCTTCCGCGCAATCCATCTTGGAATTCCATTGTGCACAAACAAGACCTCAAATCTCACATTTGA
- the LOC101251605 gene encoding uncharacterized protein isoform X3, translating to MPRYKDEPPAVRVYTVCDESKFFYERFCRYLIVRNVPALGCGDQLSQLFSTYGEIEECKPMDDEDCEPFTDVFWIRFCRVDNARFAKRKLDESVFLGKKLQVSYAPQFESLHETKEKLEARRKEVLARLNPGRSKGSATYRPDMIGEPSITSSPAQLNSTAQSIGSNHRQISSSPGNSVHEMQCSPMTMGSSDKNDCFFSSLVMISGILSFTVYESNC from the exons ATGCCTCGATACAAAGACGAGCCTCCTGCAGTCCGTGTTTACACTGTTTGCGATGAATCCAA gTTTTTTTACGAACGTTTTTGCAGATATTTGATTGTGAGGAATGTTCCGGCGTTGGGTTGTGGTGATCAGCTCTCTCAACTATTCTCCACTTACGGAGAAATTGAAGA ATGTAAACCAATGGATGATGAAGATTGTGAGCCATTTACAGATGTCTTCTGGATCAGGTTTTGCCGGGTTGACAATGCCAG ATTTGCGAAAAGGAAGCTGGACGAGTCTGTTTTCCTAGGAAAAAAGCTACAGGTCTCTTATGCACCTCAATTTGAGAGTCTGCACGAGACGAAGGAGAAGTTAGAAGCAAGGAGAAAGGAAGTTCTAGCACGATTAAACC CtggaaggtctaaaggatctgCCACATATCGGCCAGATATGATTGGTGAGCCCTCGATAACTTCCTCTCCAGCCCAGTTGAATTCTACCGCACAATCAATTGGCTCTAATCATAG GCAGATCTCGAGTTCTCCGGGTAATTCTGTTCATGAGATGCAGTGTTCTCCCATGACAATGGGTTCTTCAGACAAG AATGACTGTTTCTTCTCCTCATTGGTAATGATCTCAGGAATACTTTCCTTCACAGTCTATGAATCAAACTGTTAA
- the LOC101252511 gene encoding polyadenylate-binding protein-interacting protein 6, with product MKTGTSTLNPYAEAYVPISKRGAPDGNKEARSPNEFKSGSEAVWLAPGVTAVRNQLQTPQIADQYKLKDFSTYGSPSHSPVGSMGKEVLGEESFMDLAYLQMNFPGMSDESLSEVYLANSCDIDAAVDMLNQLELYSGDDFEKLPDSLDIGDVSDSGFSGDNSSQKLKTVIGETATVASSSGLSDSRSGS from the exons ATGAAGACAGGAACATCAACTTTGAACCCCTATGCAGAAGCATATGTGCCTATTTCGAAAAGAGGGGCACCTGACGGAAACAAAGAAGCTAGATCTCCAAATGAGTTCAAGAGTGGAAGTGAGGCTGTTTGGTTGGCACCTGGTGTGACAGCTGTGCGAAATCAACTGCAGACTCCCCAAATTGCTGATCAGTATAAACTGAAAGACTTCTCAACTTATGGCTCGCCATCACATAGTCCAGTAGGATCTATGGGTAAAGAAGTTCTGGGTGAGGAATCTTTCATGGATTTGGCTTATCTTCAGATGAATTTTCCTGGAATGTCAGATGAGTCACTTTCTGAGGTCTATTTAGCAAACAGTTGTGACATTGATGCTGCGGTTGACATGCTGAATCAGCTTGAG CTCTACTCTGGTGATGATTTTGAAAAGCTTCCAGACAGCCTTGACATTGGTGATGTGTCAGACTCAGGGTTCTCAGGCGATAATTCATCTCAGAAATTGAAGACAGTGATAGGCGAAACTGCTACAGTTGCTTCATCATCTGGTTTATCAGACTCGCGTTCAGGCAGTTAA
- the LOC101251605 gene encoding uncharacterized protein isoform X2: MPRYKDEPPAVRVYTVCDESKYLIVRNVPALGCGDQLSQLFSTYGEIEECKPMDDEDCEPFTDVFWIRFCRVDNARFAKRKLDESVFLGKKLQVSYAPQFESLHETKEKLEARRKEVLARLNPGRSKGSATYRPDMIGEPSITSSPAQLNSTAQSIGSNHRQISSSPGNSVHEMQCSPMTMGSSDKEYFPSQSMNQTVKLVRDKLNKIQSSTDHLEEPSKRKRVDNRRRI, translated from the exons ATGCCTCGATACAAAGACGAGCCTCCTGCAGTCCGTGTTTACACTGTTTGCGATGAATCCAA ATATTTGATTGTGAGGAATGTTCCGGCGTTGGGTTGTGGTGATCAGCTCTCTCAACTATTCTCCACTTACGGAGAAATTGAAGA ATGTAAACCAATGGATGATGAAGATTGTGAGCCATTTACAGATGTCTTCTGGATCAGGTTTTGCCGGGTTGACAATGCCAG ATTTGCGAAAAGGAAGCTGGACGAGTCTGTTTTCCTAGGAAAAAAGCTACAGGTCTCTTATGCACCTCAATTTGAGAGTCTGCACGAGACGAAGGAGAAGTTAGAAGCAAGGAGAAAGGAAGTTCTAGCACGATTAAACC CtggaaggtctaaaggatctgCCACATATCGGCCAGATATGATTGGTGAGCCCTCGATAACTTCCTCTCCAGCCCAGTTGAATTCTACCGCACAATCAATTGGCTCTAATCATAG GCAGATCTCGAGTTCTCCGGGTAATTCTGTTCATGAGATGCAGTGTTCTCCCATGACAATGGGTTCTTCAGACAAG GAATACTTTCCTTCACAGTCTATGAATCAAACTGTTAAGCTGGTCAGAGAtaaactaaataag ATACAATCCAGTACGGACCATTTAGAAGAACCATCCAAGCGAAAACGAGTTGACAATAGGAGACGGATATAA
- the LOC101251605 gene encoding uncharacterized protein isoform X1 encodes MPRYKDEPPAVRVYTVCDESKFFYERFCRYLIVRNVPALGCGDQLSQLFSTYGEIEECKPMDDEDCEPFTDVFWIRFCRVDNARFAKRKLDESVFLGKKLQVSYAPQFESLHETKEKLEARRKEVLARLNPGRSKGSATYRPDMIGEPSITSSPAQLNSTAQSIGSNHRQISSSPGNSVHEMQCSPMTMGSSDKEYFPSQSMNQTVKLVRDKLNKIQSSTDHLEEPSKRKRVDNRRRI; translated from the exons ATGCCTCGATACAAAGACGAGCCTCCTGCAGTCCGTGTTTACACTGTTTGCGATGAATCCAA gTTTTTTTACGAACGTTTTTGCAGATATTTGATTGTGAGGAATGTTCCGGCGTTGGGTTGTGGTGATCAGCTCTCTCAACTATTCTCCACTTACGGAGAAATTGAAGA ATGTAAACCAATGGATGATGAAGATTGTGAGCCATTTACAGATGTCTTCTGGATCAGGTTTTGCCGGGTTGACAATGCCAG ATTTGCGAAAAGGAAGCTGGACGAGTCTGTTTTCCTAGGAAAAAAGCTACAGGTCTCTTATGCACCTCAATTTGAGAGTCTGCACGAGACGAAGGAGAAGTTAGAAGCAAGGAGAAAGGAAGTTCTAGCACGATTAAACC CtggaaggtctaaaggatctgCCACATATCGGCCAGATATGATTGGTGAGCCCTCGATAACTTCCTCTCCAGCCCAGTTGAATTCTACCGCACAATCAATTGGCTCTAATCATAG GCAGATCTCGAGTTCTCCGGGTAATTCTGTTCATGAGATGCAGTGTTCTCCCATGACAATGGGTTCTTCAGACAAG GAATACTTTCCTTCACAGTCTATGAATCAAACTGTTAAGCTGGTCAGAGAtaaactaaataag ATACAATCCAGTACGGACCATTTAGAAGAACCATCCAAGCGAAAACGAGTTGACAATAGGAGACGGATATAA